The following proteins are co-located in the Burkholderiales bacterium genome:
- the rpsL gene encoding 30S ribosomal protein S12, whose product MPTINQLVRKPRTAQRPKSKVPALGNSPQRRGVCTRVYTTTPKKPNSALRKVAKVRLTNGHEVISYIGGEGHNLQEHSVVLIRGGRVKDLPGVRYHMVRGSLDTAGVKDRKQGRSKYGAKLAKAT is encoded by the coding sequence ATGCCGACAATCAACCAATTGGTACGCAAGCCGAGGACGGCGCAGCGCCCAAAAAGCAAGGTGCCGGCGCTGGGCAACAGCCCGCAGCGGCGCGGCGTTTGCACACGCGTGTATACGACCACGCCGAAAAAGCCCAATTCGGCGCTGCGTAAAGTGGCGAAAGTCCGGCTCACCAACGGCCATGAAGTGATCAGCTACATCGGCGGCGAAGGGCATAACCTGCAGGAGCATTCGGTGGTGCTGATTCGCGGCGGCCGCGTGAAAGACCTGCCGGGCGTGCGCTACCATATGGTGCGCGGCAGCCTGGATACCGCCGGGGTGAAGGACCGCAAGCAGGGCCGCTCCAAATACGGCGCCAAACTGGCCAAGGCCACCTGA
- the rpsG gene encoding 30S ribosomal protein S7 → MPRRREILKRNILPDPKYSNQDVAKFVNVLMTRGKKSVAERIIYGALEQIAKKTGKDPIEVFSQAISNVRPMVEVKSRRVGGANYQVPVEVRPVRRTALAMRWLRDAARGRGEKSMGARLASELAEAAEGRGGAIKKREEVHRMAEANKAFSHYRF, encoded by the coding sequence ATGCCGCGACGCAGAGAAATTCTCAAGCGCAACATACTGCCCGATCCCAAGTACAGCAACCAGGATGTGGCCAAGTTTGTCAATGTGCTCATGACGCGGGGCAAAAAATCGGTCGCGGAGCGGATTATTTACGGCGCGCTGGAACAGATTGCGAAGAAGACCGGCAAGGACCCGATTGAAGTGTTCAGCCAAGCGATTTCCAATGTGCGGCCGATGGTGGAAGTGAAAAGTCGCCGCGTCGGTGGCGCCAACTACCAGGTGCCGGTGGAAGTGCGCCCGGTGCGGCGCACCGCGCTGGCGATGCGCTGGCTGCGGGACGCGGCGCGCGGCCGCGGCGAAAAATCCATGGGTGCGCGGCTGGCGAGCGAACTCGCTGAAGCGGCGGAAGGCCGTGGCGGTGCCATCAAGAAACGCGAGGAAGTGCACCGTATGGCGGAAGCCAATAAAGCCTTCTCGCATTATCGCTTCTAA